One window of the Natrinema sp. CBA1119 genome contains the following:
- a CDS encoding pyruvoyl-dependent arginine decarboxylase — protein MSTIRVVWGSASAPTAMASYDAALAEAGVENYNLVSVSSVIPAETHVEAVGTAPDLGPAGERLTVVEARATIAGPGRVSAALAWVQSVNDGPGLFYETAGEMDREDVERRVREGLAAGQELRDWQFADPRAAVESRQADSGRYTTAVVLAVYGDSEPILPN, from the coding sequence ATGAGCACGATTCGAGTCGTCTGGGGGTCCGCGTCGGCACCCACGGCGATGGCCTCTTACGACGCGGCCCTCGCCGAGGCCGGCGTCGAGAACTACAATCTCGTCTCGGTCTCGTCCGTCATTCCCGCCGAGACCCATGTCGAGGCCGTCGGCACCGCCCCCGACCTCGGGCCCGCCGGCGAGCGCCTGACCGTCGTCGAGGCTCGAGCCACCATTGCTGGCCCCGGTCGCGTGAGCGCGGCGCTGGCCTGGGTGCAATCGGTCAACGACGGCCCGGGCCTGTTCTACGAGACCGCGGGCGAGATGGATCGCGAGGACGTCGAACGCCGGGTTCGCGAGGGACTGGCCGCGGGACAGGAACTTCGTGACTGGCAGTTCGCAGACCCGCGGGCGGCCGTCGAGAGTCGGCAGGCCGATTCGGGTCGGTACACGACGGCGGTCGTCCTCGCAGTATACGGCGATAGCGAGCCGATCCTCCCGAATTGA
- a CDS encoding DUF5811 family protein, whose protein sequence is MNGNTPYAGLPGETGAGQRAAADVPDLSSAQKRLLHRDVSRIAARTREFLPNEYVVDADVSTGMTGPQVTVAVRPPVGHAVSAGFTPDLEEAAPEEVITADERDEVARGLAASAALQVKQAISNNVRPTGK, encoded by the coding sequence ATGAACGGAAATACGCCGTACGCAGGGCTACCGGGCGAGACTGGTGCTGGGCAGCGTGCAGCGGCGGACGTTCCGGACCTCTCGAGCGCACAGAAACGACTGCTCCACCGCGATGTCTCGCGGATCGCGGCCCGTACACGCGAGTTCCTTCCCAACGAATACGTCGTCGACGCCGACGTCTCGACCGGGATGACCGGCCCGCAGGTCACCGTCGCCGTCCGACCGCCGGTCGGTCACGCGGTCAGTGCCGGCTTCACGCCCGACCTCGAGGAGGCGGCCCCCGAGGAAGTCATCACCGCAGACGAACGCGACGAAGTCGCCCGCGGGCTGGCCGCGAGCGCGGCACTGCAGGTGAAACAGGCGATCAGCAACAACGTGCGGCCGACCGGGAAATAG
- a CDS encoding V-type ATP synthase subunit D, whose translation MANDVKPTRKNLMAIEDRIELSERGHGTLEKKRDGLIMEFMDILDKAQDVRGELAQDYEAAQKKINMARAMEGDVAVRGAAAALQEHPEITTESKNIMGVVVPQIESSKVTKSLDQRGYGIMGTSARIDEAAEAYEDLLESIILAAEVETAMKKMLREIETTKRRVNALEFKLLPELYDNQEYIEQKLEEQEREETFRLKKIKEKKEAEEKAEREAEAEAEAEEAEEKQDELEEIQPDTAAQSPTSTQ comes from the coding sequence ATGGCCAACGACGTCAAGCCCACCCGCAAGAACTTGATGGCGATCGAGGATCGCATCGAGCTCTCCGAGCGGGGCCACGGCACGCTCGAGAAGAAACGCGACGGGCTGATCATGGAGTTCATGGACATTCTGGACAAGGCCCAGGACGTCCGCGGCGAGCTCGCGCAGGACTACGAGGCCGCCCAGAAGAAGATCAACATGGCCCGGGCGATGGAAGGTGACGTCGCAGTCCGCGGTGCCGCGGCGGCGCTACAGGAACACCCCGAGATCACCACCGAATCGAAGAACATCATGGGCGTCGTCGTGCCCCAGATCGAATCCTCCAAAGTCACCAAGAGTCTCGACCAACGAGGCTACGGGATCATGGGCACCTCCGCCCGCATCGACGAGGCCGCCGAAGCCTACGAGGACCTCCTCGAGAGCATCATCCTCGCCGCCGAGGTCGAGACGGCGATGAAGAAGATGCTCCGAGAGATCGAGACCACCAAGCGCCGCGTCAACGCCCTCGAGTTCAAGCTCCTGCCGGAACTGTACGACAATCAGGAGTACATCGAGCAGAAACTCGAGGAACAGGAACGCGAGGAAACGTTCCGCCTGAAGAAGATCAAGGAGAAAAAGGAAGCCGAAGAGAAGGCAGAACGAGAGGCCGAGGCGGAGGCCGAAGCCGAAGAAGCCGAGGAGAAACAGGACGAACTCGAGGAGATTCAGCCGGACACCGCCGCACAGTCCCCGACGAGTACCCAGTGA
- a CDS encoding zinc ribbon domain-containing protein, whose translation MRDDDRGCPKCGHTETEIDKISTTGSGLSKLLDVQNRRFHVVSCTDCGYSELYKGQSSGDMVDLFLG comes from the coding sequence ATGCGAGACGACGATCGCGGCTGTCCGAAGTGTGGCCACACGGAGACGGAGATCGACAAAATTTCGACGACCGGGAGCGGCCTCTCGAAGCTCCTCGACGTCCAAAACCGTCGGTTTCACGTCGTAAGCTGTACGGACTGCGGCTATTCGGAACTCTACAAGGGCCAGTCATCGGGCGACATGGTCGATCTGTTTCTCGGGTAG
- a CDS encoding ABC transporter ATP-binding protein gives MSDVTLESLTKAYGDEVAVDGIDLTIRDGEILGVVGPSGCGKTTTLRTIAGFETPTHGRVLFDGVDVTHVPPEERNVGLVFQSYALFDTMTVRENVAFGPKMQGVPKAERRERANDLLALLDIAELADRRPTTLSGGQQQRVGLARALAIEPHVLLLDEPMTGLDAELKTRLRDEIGELLSDLEVTALYVTHDQEEAMAMCDRIAVLADGTLEQVGQPAEIYRRPANPFVANFVGSSTLLEGVAENGHVDLGFTELPVAAETDGSVQVAARPAAFELGEGPIEAKVTGATYLGDRTRLTATLPDDTTVTLHTDGIDGYRIGESIPLSIDEQRVHILE, from the coding sequence GTGAGCGACGTCACCCTCGAGTCGCTGACCAAGGCTTACGGCGACGAGGTGGCCGTCGACGGGATCGACCTGACGATCCGGGACGGTGAGATCCTCGGGGTCGTCGGCCCCTCGGGCTGTGGAAAGACGACGACGCTGCGGACCATCGCCGGCTTCGAGACGCCGACCCACGGCCGGGTGCTGTTCGACGGGGTCGACGTGACGCACGTCCCACCAGAAGAGCGGAACGTCGGCCTGGTCTTCCAGTCCTACGCCCTGTTCGACACCATGACCGTCCGTGAGAACGTCGCGTTCGGGCCGAAAATGCAGGGGGTCCCGAAGGCCGAGCGCCGCGAGCGGGCCAACGACCTGCTCGCTCTGCTCGACATCGCCGAGCTGGCCGACCGGCGGCCGACGACGCTGTCGGGCGGCCAGCAACAGCGGGTCGGCCTCGCGCGCGCGCTCGCGATCGAACCACACGTCCTCCTGCTCGACGAACCGATGACGGGGTTGGACGCCGAACTCAAGACCCGGCTGCGCGACGAGATCGGCGAATTGCTGTCCGACCTCGAGGTGACCGCGCTCTACGTCACCCACGATCAGGAGGAGGCGATGGCGATGTGCGATCGGATCGCGGTGCTGGCGGACGGGACGCTCGAACAGGTGGGCCAGCCCGCGGAGATCTACCGCCGGCCCGCCAACCCCTTCGTCGCGAACTTCGTCGGGAGTTCGACCCTCCTCGAGGGGGTCGCCGAGAACGGCCACGTCGATCTGGGCTTTACCGAACTGCCCGTGGCGGCCGAGACGGACGGCTCGGTGCAAGTCGCGGCCCGGCCCGCCGCCTTCGAACTCGGCGAGGGACCGATCGAGGCCAAAGTGACCGGCGCGACATATCTCGGAGACCGAACCCGGCTCACGGCGACGCTGCCCGACGACACGACCGTGACGCTGCATACCGACGGGATCGACGGCTATCGGATCGGCGAATCGATCCCGCTCTCGATCGACGAACAGCGGGTCCACATCCTCGAGTAG
- a CDS encoding ABC transporter permease: MTGPTESDENGGDPTSAPGSERVGPRPDGGATEAATGEEWSRSGTALSTAVGRPLLVSVVAIVVAFLTVPVIVTFVSSFAQSAAGVVPRGFVTFEHWRQVLGFGDHGVQANAIPGLAFSLAIATGGMLLNVIIGVPVAYALARYDFYARDWVNTFAILPLVPGLILGIAFVQTYPEHGRSALGLIAGYCLLKSPYMVLTVQSSFQSMDLVRLEESARSLGASWPRAFLTIVVPHAKRGIVAGCIITWTLAAAEFNFTYMVASGSPDPFAVFLYRNISNATHLQSAAAVSVYFVIVVAAILVLQLLGKRGFSTAHQ; this comes from the coding sequence ATGACCGGACCAACGGAATCGGACGAGAACGGCGGCGACCCGACATCGGCTCCCGGATCGGAACGGGTCGGTCCGCGCCCGGACGGCGGCGCTACCGAAGCGGCCACCGGCGAAGAGTGGTCACGGTCCGGAACGGCGCTGTCGACAGCGGTCGGCCGCCCGCTTCTGGTCAGCGTCGTCGCGATCGTCGTCGCGTTCCTGACCGTCCCGGTCATCGTCACGTTCGTTTCGTCGTTCGCGCAGTCGGCGGCCGGCGTCGTCCCCCGAGGGTTCGTTACGTTCGAACACTGGCGACAGGTCCTCGGTTTCGGCGATCACGGCGTGCAAGCGAACGCGATCCCCGGGCTCGCGTTCAGTCTCGCGATCGCGACCGGCGGAATGCTCCTGAACGTGATCATCGGCGTTCCGGTCGCGTACGCGCTCGCGCGGTACGACTTCTATGCGCGGGACTGGGTCAACACGTTCGCAATCCTGCCGCTCGTTCCGGGGCTAATCCTCGGGATCGCGTTCGTACAGACCTACCCGGAACACGGCCGCTCGGCGCTGGGGCTGATCGCCGGCTACTGTCTCCTCAAATCGCCGTACATGGTCCTGACGGTCCAGAGCTCGTTCCAGTCGATGGATCTGGTCCGCCTCGAGGAGAGCGCCCGATCGCTGGGAGCCTCGTGGCCGCGGGCGTTTCTGACGATCGTCGTCCCCCACGCCAAACGGGGGATCGTCGCCGGCTGTATCATCACCTGGACGCTTGCAGCCGCGGAGTTCAACTTCACGTACATGGTGGCGAGCGGCAGCCCGGATCCGTTCGCGGTCTTCCTCTACCGGAACATCTCGAACGCGACGCACCTCCAGTCGGCGGCGGCCGTCTCGGTCTACTTCGTGATCGTCGTCGCCGCGATACTCGTCCTGCAACTGCTCGGCAAACGGGGGTTCTCGACCGCACACCAATGA
- a CDS encoding ABC transporter permease, which translates to MSVRKSATASVRRVATLASTTARPTTERERERRRIAVLCLPFFALAIVAGFVPLAMLVRISLAEDTIWMEGWSLEAWETLATTPEYWRVAWNTLWFVGLATGVSVALGVAVAHALEKYDLPAERVVVAAVSFPIALPGIIVAYLIVVLLGRQGLVTNAVAVATGGAPLDLASATAITGLFLGFVYSLLPRATMVLRGTYAEINAQAEEAARALGASRWRTFYHVTLPEIRPGIVAAVILTFRSGLAIFGTVLILQSHRVITLQIHNEMSVGSYNPDVAAAIGLVYVVFIVAFTFVGLRFVENDAVEI; encoded by the coding sequence ATGTCAGTCCGGAAATCGGCGACGGCGTCGGTCCGTCGAGTCGCGACGCTGGCGTCGACGACCGCCCGTCCGACGACCGAACGCGAGCGCGAGCGCCGGCGGATCGCGGTCCTCTGTCTCCCCTTCTTCGCGCTCGCGATCGTGGCAGGGTTCGTCCCGCTGGCGATGCTCGTCCGGATCAGCCTGGCAGAGGACACGATCTGGATGGAAGGCTGGTCGCTCGAGGCCTGGGAGACGCTCGCGACGACCCCGGAATACTGGCGGGTCGCCTGGAACACGCTATGGTTCGTCGGGCTGGCGACGGGGGTCAGCGTCGCGCTCGGCGTCGCCGTCGCACACGCCCTCGAGAAGTACGACCTGCCGGCCGAACGGGTCGTCGTCGCGGCGGTGTCGTTTCCGATCGCGCTGCCGGGGATCATCGTCGCGTACCTGATCGTCGTCCTACTGGGACGGCAGGGCCTGGTGACGAACGCGGTCGCCGTCGCGACGGGCGGGGCACCGCTCGACCTCGCGAGCGCGACCGCGATCACCGGCCTCTTTCTCGGGTTCGTCTACTCGTTGCTCCCGCGGGCGACCATGGTGTTGCGCGGAACCTACGCGGAGATCAACGCGCAGGCCGAAGAGGCGGCACGCGCGCTCGGCGCGAGCCGGTGGCGGACGTTCTATCACGTCACGCTTCCCGAGATCCGCCCAGGGATCGTCGCGGCTGTGATCCTCACGTTCCGCTCCGGGCTCGCGATCTTCGGGACCGTGTTGATCCTGCAGAGCCATCGGGTGATCACCCTCCAGATACACAACGAGATGAGCGTCGGCTCGTACAACCCGGACGTCGCGGCCGCGATCGGGCTCGTCTACGTGGTCTTTATCGTGGCGTTCACGTTCGTCGGGCTTCGGTTCGTCGAAAACGACGCGGTGGAGATCTGA
- a CDS encoding extracellular solute-binding protein gives MSDPTGTTRRKVLSSGVAAGTVAVAGCLSDLTGGGSGETYTVGHGEYETEIDSSSFPDELQIYCVQTGWSNWGAVMEAFEEEYDLPLYDAQGSSGEALEDMRANARNPTHSAYNGGYSFGLEAMNDELTSDYKPANWDVVPGDLKTDNGHVTATRQMTTAVTYRADIYEKRGLDAPETWEDLKHPDIAQDLAFTPPHTANGQASALSVNRAYGGDLDDLDPVIEYHEAIADHGADFRRNVEGPMTAGEISTVVEYDYTGLNLKYNNDEFDEDQIEVAILEGPDGEPGAMNVPYGYALLRNAPNPEAAKLFMDYVLTEECQELFFDAYVRPIRANELDQPDEFPDKSSYEAAGFTVDQETLVENQEGIQEELVDRTPLQGAQ, from the coding sequence ATGTCCGACCCGACAGGGACGACGCGACGAAAAGTGCTTTCGAGTGGGGTTGCCGCCGGGACCGTCGCGGTCGCGGGCTGTCTGAGCGATCTCACCGGCGGGGGGAGCGGCGAGACCTACACCGTCGGCCACGGCGAGTACGAGACCGAGATCGACTCCTCGTCGTTCCCCGACGAACTACAGATCTACTGCGTCCAGACCGGCTGGTCGAACTGGGGAGCAGTCATGGAAGCCTTCGAAGAGGAGTACGACCTCCCGCTGTACGACGCGCAGGGCTCCTCCGGCGAGGCCCTCGAGGATATGCGGGCCAACGCCCGAAACCCGACCCACTCGGCGTACAACGGCGGCTACTCGTTCGGCCTCGAGGCGATGAACGACGAGCTGACGAGCGATTACAAGCCGGCCAACTGGGACGTCGTTCCCGGCGATCTGAAGACCGACAACGGCCACGTGACCGCGACCCGACAGATGACGACCGCGGTGACCTATCGGGCCGACATCTACGAGAAGCGGGGACTGGACGCGCCCGAAACCTGGGAGGACCTGAAACACCCCGACATCGCGCAGGACCTCGCGTTCACGCCGCCCCACACCGCCAACGGACAGGCCTCCGCACTGTCGGTCAACCGGGCCTACGGCGGCGACCTGGACGACCTCGATCCGGTCATCGAGTACCACGAGGCGATCGCCGACCACGGCGCTGACTTCCGGCGCAACGTCGAGGGGCCGATGACCGCCGGCGAGATCTCGACCGTCGTCGAGTACGACTACACCGGGCTGAACCTCAAGTACAACAACGACGAGTTCGACGAGGACCAGATCGAGGTCGCGATCCTCGAGGGGCCCGACGGCGAGCCCGGCGCGATGAACGTCCCCTACGGCTACGCCCTCCTGCGGAACGCGCCCAATCCCGAGGCGGCGAAGCTGTTCATGGACTACGTCCTGACCGAGGAGTGCCAGGAGCTGTTCTTCGACGCCTACGTCCGCCCGATTCGGGCGAACGAACTCGACCAGCCCGACGAGTTCCCGGACAAGTCGTCCTACGAGGCGGCGGGCTTTACCGTCGATCAGGAGACGCTCGTCGAAAATCAGGAGGGCATTCAGGAGGAGCTCGTCGACCGGACGCCGCTGCAGGGAGCCCAGTGA
- a CDS encoding long-chain-fatty-acid--CoA ligase gives MHKPLLVPEFLDRARTHYGDDEAVVATTGERFTYDELGERADRFSAALQERGIEKGDRVAVLDPNTHYHLEAAYGIMQTGAVHTPLNYRLTPDDFEYILSDAGVDAIYADYDFAERIEAVRDEVPTETFITNDPTEVDGDWESFDGVLEDAGTEYDRPEMSEDEIITINYTSGTTGDPKGVCRTHRCETIHAYLLVGHQEITDDDVYLWTLPMFHANGWGHIFAVTGIGATHVCTRGIDAGEIFETVRSEDVSYMCGAPTVLNMLVDYYEANEPETTGDADVRLATAGSAPPEATIRTVEDEFGWYLKHVYGATETGPLITTSDARRRFDDDSDDRFRIKKRQGLAYLGTEIRVVDEDGNDVPHDDETLGEVVVRGNQIMEKYWEKPEATEEAFTDRVEGYYHTGDLATIDENGMIAIQDRKKDIIISGGENISSIELEDALFDHPEVSDVAVIPAPSDEWGETPKAFVVPASGDPDDPGVTEGDLEAFTRENLAGYKVVHRVEFVEELPTTATGKVQKYELRQEEWEDEERMVGQG, from the coding sequence ATGCACAAGCCACTGCTCGTCCCGGAGTTCCTCGACCGGGCGCGGACGCACTACGGCGACGACGAGGCGGTCGTCGCCACCACGGGCGAACGGTTCACGTACGACGAACTCGGCGAGCGCGCCGATCGGTTTTCAGCGGCGCTTCAGGAGCGCGGGATCGAAAAGGGCGACCGCGTCGCCGTCCTCGATCCGAACACGCACTACCACCTCGAGGCGGCCTACGGAATCATGCAAACGGGGGCGGTCCACACCCCGCTGAACTACCGGCTCACACCCGACGACTTCGAGTATATCCTCTCGGACGCGGGCGTGGACGCGATCTACGCCGACTACGACTTCGCCGAGCGCATCGAGGCGGTTCGCGATGAGGTGCCGACGGAGACCTTCATCACGAACGATCCCACCGAAGTGGACGGTGACTGGGAGAGTTTCGACGGCGTGCTCGAGGACGCGGGCACCGAGTACGACCGCCCCGAAATGAGCGAGGACGAGATCATCACGATCAACTACACCTCGGGGACGACGGGCGATCCGAAGGGGGTCTGTCGCACCCACCGCTGTGAGACGATTCACGCGTACCTGCTGGTCGGTCATCAGGAGATCACCGACGACGACGTCTACCTGTGGACGCTGCCGATGTTCCACGCGAACGGCTGGGGCCACATTTTCGCGGTGACGGGAATCGGCGCGACCCACGTCTGCACGCGCGGGATCGACGCCGGAGAGATCTTCGAGACCGTGCGGTCGGAAGATGTCTCGTACATGTGCGGTGCCCCGACGGTGTTGAACATGCTCGTTGATTACTATGAAGCAAACGAGCCAGAGACGACCGGCGACGCGGACGTCCGACTCGCCACTGCCGGCAGCGCGCCGCCGGAGGCGACCATCCGAACCGTCGAGGACGAGTTCGGCTGGTACCTGAAACACGTCTACGGGGCGACCGAGACCGGGCCGCTGATCACTACCTCCGACGCCCGCCGGCGCTTCGACGACGACAGCGACGATCGGTTCCGGATCAAGAAGCGGCAGGGACTGGCCTATCTGGGAACCGAAATCCGAGTGGTCGACGAGGACGGAAACGACGTCCCTCACGACGACGAGACGCTCGGCGAGGTCGTCGTTCGGGGCAACCAGATCATGGAGAAGTACTGGGAGAAGCCCGAAGCGACCGAGGAGGCCTTTACCGACCGCGTCGAGGGCTACTACCACACTGGCGACCTCGCGACCATCGACGAGAACGGGATGATCGCGATTCAGGACCGCAAGAAGGACATCATCATCTCCGGCGGCGAGAACATCTCGAGCATCGAACTCGAGGACGCGCTCTTCGACCACCCCGAGGTGTCGGACGTGGCCGTGATTCCGGCACCGAGCGACGAGTGGGGCGAGACGCCGAAGGCGTTCGTCGTGCCCGCGAGCGGCGATCCGGACGATCCGGGCGTGACGGAGGGGGATCTCGAGGCCTTTACTCGCGAGAACCTCGCGGGCTACAAAGTAGTCCACAGGGTCGAGTTCGTCGAGGAACTGCCGACGACCGCGACGGGAAAGGTCCAGAAGTACGAACTCCGCCAGGAGGAGTGGGAGGACGAAGAGCGGATGGTCGGACAGGGGTGA
- a CDS encoding ATP synthase subunit B has translation MKEYQTITEISGPLVFAEVDEPVGYDEIVEIETEDGRTLRGQVLESSEGIVSIQVFEGTGGIDRNASVRFLGETMKMPVTEDLLGRVLDGSGNPIDGGPEIVPDERQDIVGKAINPYSREYPEEFIQTGVSAIDGMNTLVRGQKLPIFSGSGLPHNELALQIARQATVPEEDESGEGSEFAVIFGAMGITAEEANEFMDDFERTGALERSVVFMNLADDPAVERQVTPRLALTTAEYLAFEKDYHVLVILTDMTNYCEALREIGAAREEVPGRRGYPGYMYTDLAQLYERAGRIEGKEGSVTQIPILTMPGDDDTHPIPDLTGYITEGQIMMDRDLNSQGIEPPVNVLPSLSRLMDDGIGEGLTREDHGDVSDQMYAAYAEGEDLRDLVNIVGREALSERDNKFLDFADRFETEFVQQGYDTNRSIDETLDIGWDLLSTLPKEALNRIDEELIAEHYREDETAEAVQAD, from the coding sequence ATGAAAGAGTACCAGACTATCACGGAAATCAGCGGTCCGCTGGTGTTCGCCGAGGTCGACGAACCGGTCGGCTACGACGAGATCGTCGAGATCGAGACCGAGGACGGGCGAACGCTGCGCGGCCAGGTGCTGGAATCGAGCGAAGGGATCGTTTCGATTCAGGTGTTCGAAGGGACGGGCGGGATCGACCGCAACGCCTCCGTTCGCTTCCTGGGCGAGACGATGAAAATGCCCGTCACCGAGGATCTGCTCGGACGGGTGCTCGACGGCTCCGGCAACCCGATCGACGGCGGTCCGGAGATCGTTCCCGACGAACGACAGGATATCGTCGGCAAAGCGATCAACCCCTACTCGCGGGAGTACCCCGAAGAGTTCATCCAAACCGGCGTCTCCGCCATCGACGGCATGAACACGCTGGTTCGGGGCCAGAAGCTCCCGATCTTCTCCGGCTCGGGGCTGCCCCACAACGAACTCGCGCTCCAGATCGCCCGACAGGCGACGGTTCCGGAGGAAGACGAATCGGGCGAGGGCTCGGAGTTCGCAGTCATTTTCGGCGCGATGGGAATCACGGCCGAAGAGGCCAACGAGTTCATGGACGACTTCGAACGCACGGGCGCACTCGAGCGCTCGGTCGTCTTCATGAACCTCGCGGACGACCCCGCAGTCGAGCGGCAGGTCACGCCCCGACTCGCGCTCACCACGGCCGAGTATCTGGCCTTCGAGAAGGACTACCACGTGCTCGTCATCCTGACGGACATGACCAACTACTGTGAGGCACTGCGGGAGATCGGTGCCGCACGCGAGGAGGTCCCGGGACGCCGTGGCTACCCCGGATACATGTACACCGACCTGGCGCAGCTCTACGAGCGTGCCGGTCGAATCGAGGGCAAGGAGGGGTCGGTCACACAGATTCCGATCCTGACGATGCCCGGCGACGACGACACGCACCCGATTCCGGACCTGACCGGCTACATTACCGAGGGCCAGATCATGATGGATCGGGACCTCAACAGTCAGGGGATCGAGCCGCCCGTCAACGTCCTGCCCAGCCTGTCGCGGCTGATGGACGACGGGATCGGCGAGGGCCTGACCCGTGAGGACCACGGCGACGTCTCCGACCAGATGTACGCCGCCTACGCGGAGGGTGAGGACCTGCGCGACCTCGTGAACATCGTCGGTCGCGAAGCCCTCTCCGAGCGGGACAACAAGTTCCTTGACTTCGCCGACCGCTTCGAGACGGAGTTCGTCCAGCAGGGGTACGACACCAACCGCTCGATCGACGAGACGCTCGATATCGGCTGGGATCTGCTGTCGACCCTGCCGAAAGAGGCGCTCAACCGGATCGACGAGGAACTCATCGCGGAGCACTACCGCGAAGACGAGACGGCCGAAGCCGTGCAGGCCGACTAA
- a CDS encoding ATP synthase subunit A, whose translation MSQAEDIESVDEDGVIESVSGPVVTATDLDARMNDVVYVGDEGLMGEVIEIEGNLTTIQVYEETSGVGPGEPVQNTGEPLSVDLGPGMLDSIYDGVQRPLDVLEEKMGTAFLDRGVDAPGIDLEKKWEFTPEVETGDTVEPGDVVGVVEETVTIDHKVMVPPDYEGGEVTTVGDGEFNVEETVVELDNGEEIQMHQEWPVREARPAGDKETPTEPLVTGQRVQDGLFPLAKGGTAAIPGPFGSGKTVTQQQLAKWSDADIVVYIGCGERGNEMTEVIEDFPELPDPQTGNPLMARTCLIANTSNMPVAARESCIYTGITIAEYYRDMGYDVALMADSTSRWAEAMREISSRLEEMPGEEGYPAYLAAALSEFYERAGKFQLINGGEGSISVVGAVSPPGGDFSEPVTQNTLRIVKTFWALDADLAERRHFPSINWNESYSLYKDQLDPWWESNVAGDWSETRQWAVDVLDEEDELQEIVQLVGKDALPEDQQLTMEVARYIREAWLQQNALHDVDTYCEPEKTYRMLEAIKTFNDEAFEALEAGVPVEEIQDVDAAPQLNRMGTAEEWNEFIDDIESDLADQLRALY comes from the coding sequence ATGAGCCAGGCAGAAGACATCGAATCCGTCGACGAAGACGGTGTAATCGAAAGCGTGAGTGGTCCCGTCGTGACCGCCACGGACCTCGACGCCCGGATGAACGACGTCGTCTACGTCGGCGACGAAGGACTGATGGGCGAGGTCATCGAAATCGAAGGGAACCTGACCACAATTCAGGTGTACGAGGAAACCTCCGGCGTCGGCCCGGGCGAACCCGTCCAGAACACGGGCGAACCCCTGAGCGTCGACCTCGGACCCGGCATGCTGGACTCCATCTACGACGGCGTCCAGCGGCCACTCGACGTCCTCGAGGAGAAGATGGGGACCGCGTTCCTCGACCGCGGGGTCGACGCCCCCGGGATCGACCTCGAGAAGAAGTGGGAGTTTACCCCAGAAGTCGAAACGGGCGATACCGTCGAACCCGGCGACGTCGTCGGGGTCGTCGAAGAGACCGTCACGATCGACCACAAGGTCATGGTGCCCCCGGACTACGAGGGCGGTGAAGTGACCACCGTCGGTGACGGCGAATTCAACGTCGAGGAGACCGTCGTCGAACTCGACAACGGCGAGGAGATCCAGATGCACCAGGAGTGGCCGGTCCGCGAGGCCCGACCCGCCGGTGACAAGGAGACGCCAACCGAACCGCTGGTGACGGGCCAGCGCGTGCAGGACGGCCTCTTCCCGCTCGCAAAGGGCGGGACGGCGGCGATTCCCGGCCCCTTTGGCTCCGGGAAGACCGTCACCCAGCAGCAACTCGCCAAGTGGTCCGACGCGGACATCGTCGTCTACATTGGCTGTGGCGAGCGCGGCAACGAGATGACGGAGGTCATCGAGGACTTCCCGGAACTGCCGGACCCCCAGACCGGGAACCCGCTGATGGCCCGAACCTGCCTCATCGCCAACACGTCGAACATGCCCGTCGCAGCGCGTGAGTCCTGTATCTACACGGGAATCACGATCGCGGAGTACTACCGCGACATGGGCTACGACGTCGCGCTGATGGCCGACTCCACCTCGCGGTGGGCCGAGGCCATGCGGGAGATCTCGAGTCGACTCGAGGAGATGCCCGGCGAAGAGGGCTACCCCGCGTATCTGGCCGCTGCGCTCTCGGAGTTCTACGAGCGCGCCGGCAAGTTCCAGCTAATCAACGGCGGCGAAGGGTCGATTTCGGTCGTCGGCGCGGTCTCGCCGCCGGGCGGCGACTTCTCCGAGCCGGTCACCCAGAACACGCTGCGTATCGTCAAGACGTTCTGGGCGCTGGACGCCGACCTCGCGGAGCGTCGGCACTTCCCCTCGATCAACTGGAACGAGTCCTACTCGCTGTACAAGGACCAGCTCGACCCGTGGTGGGAGAGCAACGTCGCCGGCGACTGGTCGGAGACCCGCCAGTGGGCGGTCGACGTGTTAGACGAGGAGGACGAGCTTCAGGAAATCGTCCAGCTCGTCGGCAAGGACGCGCTGCCGGAGGACCAGCAGCTCACGATGGAGGTCGCACGCTACATCCGTGAGGCCTGGCTCCAGCAGAACGCGCTCCACGACGTCGACACCTACTGCGAACCCGAGAAGACCTACCGGATGCTCGAGGCCATCAAGACGTTCAACGACGAGGCCTTCGAAGCGCTCGAAGCGGGCGTCCCGGTCGAGGAGATTCAGGACGTCGACGCCGCGCCGCAGCTCAACCGGATGGGCACGGCCGAGGAGTGGAACGAGTTCATCGACGACATCGAGAGCGACCTCGCAGATCAACTGCGCGCACTGTATTAA